From the genome of Candidatus Zixiibacteriota bacterium, one region includes:
- the tilS gene encoding tRNA lysidine(34) synthetase TilS yields LFKAKDKILVGLSAGPDSVCLAYLFHDLRERLSLDLHLAHVNYKLRGEDSDLDEKFCRELADRLGLPVHVHREDLNSYKTEAGNLQAEARRVRMKFFYELLYEYELDKIALGHTEDDQVETVLGNLIRGCGLSGLGGIKKRDGVVVRPLLSTPKSAILEFLEKNGLEYRLDRTNHGLDYTRNRLRNKILPLLREDVNPRIESAVLRLAEIAQMSDDYLRSKTADSISQLVTSSFQGSFLVDLAGLTDLHEIERYYLIAELYRRLCSGERNQSGFEMIKKAVDLTSAETGKRSDLGCGISIEKGDDCLVVFKSCGELPERAVDIPGVTDLPEYNIRLYSEQYSIEETPRNDHGRMGAILDFDKLRGSVYIRQYREGDRFRPLGLSGSKKLGDFFTDRKFPSALRREVPLLVSDDRIAWVVGQEISETFKLDSQSRQIVKLWVTNFVKKVE; encoded by the coding sequence CTATTCAAGGCAAAAGACAAAATCCTGGTCGGGTTATCCGCGGGACCGGACTCGGTTTGCCTCGCATATCTGTTTCATGATCTGCGGGAGCGGTTATCCCTGGATTTGCATTTGGCTCATGTCAACTACAAACTACGTGGAGAGGATTCCGATCTGGATGAAAAGTTCTGCCGTGAATTGGCCGATAGGCTCGGTTTACCTGTTCATGTTCACCGAGAGGATCTGAATTCTTACAAGACAGAAGCCGGTAACCTTCAGGCTGAGGCTCGACGTGTCCGGATGAAGTTCTTCTATGAACTGCTGTATGAATATGAACTGGACAAGATTGCGCTGGGTCATACCGAGGACGATCAAGTAGAGACGGTGCTCGGTAACCTGATTCGTGGCTGTGGACTGTCCGGTCTGGGGGGAATCAAAAAGCGCGATGGTGTAGTCGTGAGGCCGCTTCTATCCACGCCAAAGTCTGCTATACTCGAGTTTCTCGAAAAGAATGGTCTTGAATATCGTCTCGACCGCACCAACCATGGTCTGGATTATACCCGCAATCGGCTTCGCAACAAGATTTTACCTTTACTTCGAGAAGATGTTAATCCGCGAATTGAATCGGCTGTATTGCGGTTGGCGGAGATAGCGCAGATGAGCGATGATTACCTCCGGTCAAAAACCGCAGATTCCATTTCACAATTGGTAACATCCAGCTTCCAGGGCAGTTTCTTAGTCGACCTGGCGGGACTTACGGACCTGCATGAAATCGAAAGATATTACCTGATCGCTGAATTATACCGCAGGCTGTGTTCTGGCGAACGGAATCAATCCGGGTTCGAGATGATCAAAAAAGCGGTAGACCTGACTTCTGCTGAGACTGGCAAACGTTCGGATCTCGGCTGTGGGATTTCGATTGAGAAAGGGGACGACTGCCTGGTGGTGTTTAAGTCCTGTGGTGAATTACCAGAGAGAGCAGTTGATATTCCGGGTGTTACGGATCTGCCGGAATATAATATCAGGTTGTATTCTGAACAGTATTCGATCGAGGAAACACCTCGCAACGATCATGGCCGGATGGGGGCGATCCTCGACTTTGACAAACTGCGCGGTTCCGTTTATATTCGGCAGTACCGTGAGGGCGACAGGTTTCGACCGCTGGGTTTGTCCGGATCAAAGAAGCTTGGAGATTTCTTTACCGACCGCAAATTCCCGAGCGCGCTCAGAAGAGAGGTTCCGCTTCTGGTTTCCGATGACAGGATCGCCTGGGTTGTCGGGCAGGAGATCTCAGAGACCTTCAAGCTGGATTCTCAATCGCGTCAAATAGTGAAACTTTGGGTGACCAATTTTGTTAAGAAAGTCGAGTGA
- the hpt gene encoding hypoxanthine phosphoribosyltransferase: MIELISKGEIQKRVNDLAHEIDSDYSSKTPVLVGILKGAFVFLADLSRSLTIEHEIDFMTVSSYSDKSDMPEELELLYGLQREIKGEDVLIVEDIVDTGRTLRYIYQCLRDREPASLAIVTLLDKRERREVDIDIRYRGFEIADHFVFGYGLDQAERFRGLPYIAYKDEEKRI, translated from the coding sequence TTGATTGAACTAATCAGCAAAGGGGAAATCCAAAAGCGGGTTAATGATCTGGCTCACGAAATCGATTCTGATTATTCGTCGAAAACGCCTGTGCTGGTGGGGATACTTAAGGGGGCATTTGTTTTTCTGGCCGATCTCTCACGCAGTCTCACGATCGAACATGAAATCGATTTTATGACCGTCTCAAGTTACAGTGATAAAAGTGATATGCCTGAGGAATTGGAACTGCTTTACGGTCTCCAACGGGAGATTAAGGGCGAAGATGTCTTAATTGTCGAAGATATTGTTGACACAGGCCGAACTCTGAGGTATATCTATCAATGTTTGCGGGACCGGGAACCAGCTTCGCTTGCGATCGTAACACTTTTGGATAAACGTGAACGACGTGAAGTCGATATTGATATTAGGTACCGCGGATTTGAAATTGCGGATCATTTCGTGTTCGGCTATGGTCTCGATCAGGCGGAACGTTTTCGAGGTCTGCCGTATATAGCATATAAAGATGAGGAAAAAAGGATTTGA
- the hflB gene encoding ATP-dependent zinc metalloprotease FtsH yields MIFWVIIIIVFIFAFNRLSPSGGDVADLDYSDYIKQLNNGNILEVVVSERNVEGKFRQPYSGTYNGVTQDFKKFKTVLPLLTQDEVDRLITQDVEVKARIDDWGWITFLIGMVPWLLLILFFFFMMRQMQSGGPKGLFSFGKSRAKLASDTGPKVTFADVAGCEEAKEELREIIEFLKEPGKFQKLGGKIPKGALLLGAPGIGKTLLARAVAGEAGVPFFSMSGSDFVEMFVGVGASRVRDLFEQGKKNAPCIIFIDEIDAVGRHRGAGLGGGHDEREQTLNQLLVEMDGFDSNEGVILIAATNRPDVLDPALLRPGRFDRRIVVDQPDVNGREGIFEVHARKINLADDVDLKVLARATPGLSGADIANIVNEAALLAARRNHDKVLMEDFDDAKDKVILGTERRSLVINEEEKKHTAYHEAGHALIGKLLPKADPVYKVTIIPRGMSLGQTSSLPVDERRTYSKDYLESMLVRFMGGRVAEKLVFDHLSTGAGNDLERATDLARKMVCDWGMSDKLGALTFGQKKDEVFLGKELSRQRNYSEETARLIDSEIRQIIDQAEQTAEKLLSENKEILDRIALELLEKELLDAADLERIIRGEDTEEVTESSPSPKA; encoded by the coding sequence CTGATCTTCTGGGTGATCATAATCATTGTATTTATTTTCGCTTTCAACAGGCTTTCGCCCAGTGGCGGGGATGTGGCCGACCTGGATTACTCCGATTATATCAAGCAACTTAACAATGGGAATATACTTGAAGTAGTAGTTTCCGAACGCAATGTCGAGGGCAAGTTCCGTCAGCCTTACAGTGGGACCTACAACGGTGTAACGCAGGATTTCAAGAAATTCAAGACCGTCCTGCCGCTATTGACCCAGGATGAAGTTGACCGTTTGATTACACAGGATGTCGAGGTCAAGGCTCGTATCGACGACTGGGGCTGGATAACTTTCTTAATCGGCATGGTGCCCTGGTTGCTCCTGATTCTGTTTTTCTTTTTCATGATGAGGCAGATGCAGTCGGGCGGTCCGAAAGGGCTGTTCTCGTTCGGAAAAAGCCGGGCCAAGCTGGCCTCCGATACCGGTCCGAAGGTTACCTTTGCGGATGTGGCCGGGTGCGAGGAAGCCAAGGAAGAATTGCGTGAAATAATTGAATTTCTCAAAGAGCCCGGCAAGTTCCAGAAGCTCGGGGGTAAGATTCCCAAAGGAGCCCTGCTTCTGGGAGCACCTGGAATCGGCAAGACGCTTTTGGCTCGTGCCGTGGCGGGCGAGGCGGGAGTGCCGTTTTTCTCCATGTCCGGTTCTGATTTCGTGGAGATGTTTGTAGGTGTGGGTGCCTCAAGGGTACGCGACCTGTTTGAACAGGGTAAGAAGAACGCTCCCTGTATCATATTTATCGACGAGATCGACGCGGTTGGCCGACATCGCGGAGCCGGACTGGGCGGTGGCCACGATGAGCGTGAGCAGACCCTCAACCAGCTTCTGGTGGAAATGGACGGATTCGATTCCAACGAGGGTGTGATCCTGATTGCGGCCACCAACCGACCCGATGTGCTCGATCCGGCATTGTTGCGCCCGGGAAGGTTCGACCGCCGGATCGTTGTGGATCAGCCCGATGTGAATGGCCGGGAAGGCATTTTCGAGGTTCATGCCCGCAAGATCAACCTGGCTGATGATGTCGACCTCAAGGTCCTGGCGCGCGCTACACCCGGATTGTCGGGTGCGGATATCGCCAATATCGTTAACGAGGCAGCGCTTCTGGCGGCTCGTCGAAATCACGACAAGGTCCTGATGGAAGATTTCGATGATGCCAAGGACAAGGTTATCCTCGGCACCGAGCGCCGATCGCTGGTGATCAATGAGGAAGAGAAAAAGCATACCGCTTACCATGAAGCCGGTCATGCCCTGATCGGAAAGCTTCTACCCAAAGCCGACCCGGTCTATAAAGTCACGATTATCCCGCGCGGAATGTCTTTGGGGCAGACCTCCTCGCTTCCTGTCGATGAGCGCAGGACATACAGCAAAGATTACCTGGAAAGCATGCTGGTGCGTTTTATGGGTGGTCGAGTTGCCGAGAAACTGGTCTTCGATCATCTTTCAACAGGTGCTGGAAATGACCTGGAGCGGGCTACCGACCTGGCACGCAAGATGGTCTGCGACTGGGGAATGTCGGATAAACTTGGGGCTTTGACTTTCGGCCAGAAAAAGGACGAGGTCTTTCTCGGCAAGGAACTCTCCCGTCAGCGCAACTATTCCGAAGAAACTGCGCGCCTGATTGATTCAGAAATCAGGCAGATCATCGATCAGGCCGAACAAACCGCTGAAAAACTGTTAAGCGAAAACAAAGAAATCCTCGACAGGATTGCGCTTGAGCTTCTGGAAAAGGAACTTCTCGATGCGGCTGACCTGGAGCGGATCATCCGGGGCGAAGACACCGAGGAAGTCACCGAATCATCACCCTCCCCCAAGGCGTAA
- the folP gene encoding dihydropteroate synthase, translated as MARDLTPLRIGDSEFDFSRAYLMGILNVTPDSFSDGGHFDSLDKARRHAVQMVNEGADLIDIGGESTRPGSESVSAEVELERVIPVIEALRSEIDIPLSIDTCKAEVARSAVSAGASLINDVTGLQGDPEMVEVALKHDVPVVVMHIKGKPRTMQKNPVYDDLIGEIKAYFTNSIDLAERAGLKRERLILDPGIGFGKTYDHNFRIINNLWEFKDFGLPLLAGASRKRFLSDNDRYPVDQRVEQSLTVAAMAVAGGANFVRVHDVAPTKKALWTVEKIIRV; from the coding sequence ATGGCAAGAGATCTTACCCCGCTCAGGATAGGTGACTCTGAATTTGATTTTTCCCGCGCCTACCTGATGGGGATTCTAAATGTAACACCTGATTCTTTTTCTGATGGGGGCCATTTTGATAGCCTCGATAAAGCCCGGCGTCATGCGGTTCAGATGGTCAATGAGGGTGCAGATTTAATAGATATTGGCGGTGAGTCGACCCGTCCGGGCTCAGAATCGGTTTCGGCCGAGGTTGAACTCGAGCGCGTCATTCCCGTTATTGAAGCGCTCAGAAGCGAAATTGATATTCCACTTTCGATCGATACCTGCAAGGCTGAAGTTGCCAGGTCAGCGGTTTCAGCGGGAGCTTCGCTGATCAACGATGTGACCGGATTGCAGGGAGATCCGGAGATGGTCGAGGTAGCACTAAAACACGACGTTCCTGTTGTGGTGATGCACATTAAAGGCAAACCCCGCACGATGCAGAAAAATCCTGTTTACGACGACCTGATAGGCGAAATCAAGGCCTACTTTACAAATAGTATTGACCTTGCCGAGCGAGCCGGGCTCAAGCGCGAAAGGCTGATCCTCGATCCCGGTATTGGTTTCGGTAAAACCTATGACCACAATTTCAGGATTATAAATAATCTTTGGGAATTCAAGGATTTCGGCTTGCCGCTTTTGGCAGGAGCTTCGCGCAAGCGTTTTCTGTCCGACAACGACCGTTATCCGGTTGATCAGAGAGTTGAGCAATCCCTGACTGTGGCGGCGATGGCTGTGGCCGGTGGAGCCAATTTCGTCCGGGTGCACGATGTAGCTCCAACTAAAAAAGCGCTCTGGACGGTCGAAAAGATAATCAGGGTTTGA
- a CDS encoding TIGR00159 family protein: MEIFSYQFLKFTIIDFLDICIVGFIVYKLLELVKGTRSAQILIGLVIIFIVAFLAYWFQLDGLTWLFSNLATVGFIVLVVVFQPEIRGGLAQIGHTRFMRRFIKSKDETALEEIVRGAIRLSELRYGGLIVIERQVGLKNIIKTGRAVNADVSADLITTVFTPYTPLHDGAMVVRNEKVIAAACMLPMTQNPRYADLFGMRHKAAIGVSEESDAVCLVISEETGAISLTVEGRFKRDLEKLTLRESLTEVLNNS; the protein is encoded by the coding sequence ATGGAGATTTTCAGCTACCAGTTTCTGAAATTCACTATCATCGACTTTCTCGATATCTGTATCGTGGGTTTTATCGTGTACAAGCTTTTAGAGCTTGTCAAGGGAACCCGTTCAGCCCAGATACTGATCGGGCTGGTAATCATCTTTATCGTCGCTTTTTTGGCTTACTGGTTCCAGCTCGATGGCTTGACCTGGCTTTTTTCCAATTTGGCCACGGTCGGTTTTATTGTCCTTGTGGTGGTTTTTCAGCCGGAGATCCGCGGTGGGCTGGCCCAGATCGGCCATACCCGTTTCATGCGGCGCTTTATAAAAAGCAAAGACGAAACCGCGCTGGAAGAAATCGTACGCGGGGCGATTCGTCTCTCCGAACTCCGTTACGGAGGATTGATCGTGATCGAGCGTCAGGTCGGACTCAAGAACATCATCAAAACCGGACGCGCGGTCAATGCCGATGTCTCGGCAGATTTGATAACAACAGTGTTTACACCCTATACCCCCCTGCATGACGGCGCAATGGTAGTGCGCAACGAGAAAGTGATTGCGGCCGCCTGTATGCTCCCGATGACACAGAATCCGCGTTATGCAGACCTGTTTGGAATGCGTCACAAGGCGGCGATCGGTGTCAGCGAAGAATCCGATGCGGTCTGTCTGGTGATCTCGGAAGAGACCGGAGCGATTTCACTTACAGTCGAGGGCAGGTTTAAACGCGACCTCGAGAAACTAACTCTGAGGGAAAGCCTCACGGAAGTTTTGAATAATTCCTGA
- the obgE gene encoding GTPase ObgE produces MFIDLVEIEVESGAGGPGAVSFRREKFLPKGGPDGGDGGNGGSVYLVVDANLNTLMDLKYRKKYKAEKGGFGKGRKRSGAKGEDVYVRVPPGTIVYDAETEEVLADLVDDNETYLAARGGQGGRGNDHFKSPTNQAPRRADPGRPGEEKRLRLELRLIADVGLVGYPNAGKSSLLKTLSRARPKVAEYPFTTLIPNIGIVAVEEYRSLKMADIPGIIEGASRGKGLGLQFLRHIERTSILLYMLDGTRQDFMQDLQALHNELREYNWRLLSKPELICINKIDLWDDETLELWKAELDGGYLFISAKEEINLDQVKAKLAELMDKKEIDDDKRLTEDS; encoded by the coding sequence ATGTTTATCGACCTGGTTGAAATCGAAGTCGAGAGCGGTGCCGGCGGACCCGGCGCAGTCTCATTCAGGCGCGAAAAATTCCTGCCCAAGGGCGGGCCTGATGGTGGCGACGGTGGTAATGGAGGATCAGTCTACCTGGTCGTCGATGCGAACCTGAACACGCTGATGGACCTCAAGTATCGCAAAAAATACAAGGCAGAAAAAGGTGGCTTTGGTAAGGGGCGCAAGCGCAGTGGAGCCAAAGGTGAGGATGTCTATGTTCGCGTGCCTCCCGGAACTATTGTTTACGATGCTGAGACCGAGGAAGTGCTGGCTGACCTGGTCGACGACAATGAAACCTACCTGGCGGCCAGAGGCGGGCAGGGTGGCAGAGGCAACGACCATTTCAAATCGCCCACTAACCAGGCTCCTCGTCGGGCAGATCCGGGTCGTCCCGGAGAAGAGAAAAGACTGCGCCTGGAGCTTCGTTTGATCGCCGACGTCGGACTGGTAGGATATCCCAACGCCGGTAAATCCAGCCTTTTGAAGACGCTCTCGAGAGCCAGGCCGAAAGTCGCCGAGTACCCGTTTACGACCCTGATCCCAAACATTGGTATTGTCGCAGTGGAGGAATACCGTTCGCTGAAAATGGCCGATATTCCTGGAATCATCGAAGGTGCCAGCCGTGGCAAGGGGCTCGGTCTTCAGTTTTTGAGACATATCGAACGTACTTCCATATTGCTCTATATGTTAGATGGTACCCGTCAGGATTTTATGCAGGATCTCCAGGCTCTGCACAACGAATTGCGGGAATATAACTGGAGACTCTTGTCAAAACCTGAACTGATTTGTATAAATAAAATCGATCTCTGGGATGATGAGACTCTTGAGCTTTGGAAGGCCGAACTGGACGGGGGTTACCTGTTTATCTCGGCCAAAGAAGAGATCAACCTGGATCAGGTTAAAGCTAAGCTGGCTGAGTTGATGGATAAAAAGGAAATAGACGATGATAAGCGACTCACGGAAGATTCGTGA